In one Pseudarthrobacter oxydans genomic region, the following are encoded:
- a CDS encoding RES family NAD+ phosphorylase, which translates to MEYAASQYICEFVKSIGIEGIKYASSVHPGGHNLVVFNEKRSASRGS; encoded by the coding sequence GTGGAGTACGCAGCGAGCCAGTACATCTGTGAATTTGTGAAATCTATCGGTATCGAGGGCATCAAGTACGCCAGCTCCGTACATCCAGGAGGACACAATCTCGTCGTGTTCAACGAGAAAAGGTCCGCGTCACGGGGAAGCTGA